The Oncorhynchus nerka isolate Pitt River linkage group LG12, Oner_Uvic_2.0, whole genome shotgun sequence genome includes a region encoding these proteins:
- the LOC115123551 gene encoding SRA stem-loop-interacting RNA-binding protein, mitochondrial-like — MASSKKVFEVFVSKIPWTIASKGMKEYFGQFGQVKKCLLPFDKETGFHRGFCWIGYTSEEGLHNALQKDQHMLEGATLQVQRNRKVFAGQKTNKEVVEGW; from the exons ATGGCATCGTCTAAGAAGGTTTTTGAGGTGTTTGTGTCTAAAATACCATGGACCATTGCAAGCA AGGGCATGAAGGAGTACTTTGGGCAGTTCGGGCAAGTCAAGAAATGCCTACTTCCTTTT gacaaggagacAGGATTCCACAGAGGCTTCTGCTGGATCGGCTACACGTCTGAGGAAGGCCTGCATAATGCTCTCCAGAAAGACCAACACATGCTGGAGGGAGCCACG CTTCAAGTTCAAAGAAACAGAAAAGTGTTTGCGGGACAGAAGACAAACAAAGAGGTGGTGGAGGGATGGTGA